A single region of the Erwinia sp. genome encodes:
- the traI_1 gene encoding Multifunctional conjugation protein TraI (ID:LKCDNKCA_00015;~source:Prodigal:2.6) has protein sequence MMSIGSVKSAGSAGNYYTDKDNYYVIGSMGERWAGKGAEALGLCGGVDQKVFTRVLEGRLPDGSDLSRTQDGTNKHRPGYDLTFSAPKSISVMAMLGGDKRLIEAHNRAVETALKQVEAMASTRVMTDGKSETQLTGNLVMALFNHDTSRDQEPQLHTHAVVANVTRQGVEWRTLSTDTVGKTGFIENVYANQIAFGRLYRAALKDDVTAMGYEKQTVGKHGMWELKDVPTEPFSSRSKAIQAAVGEDASLKSRDVAALDTRRSKQKVDPEQRLVEWMQTLKETGFDIRAYREASDQRVQKGGVPVTASETPDAGAAVGLSVAMLSDRRARFTYSELLATTIGQLPAQAGMVEMAREGIDAAIQNGQLIPLDKEKGLFTSNIHVLDELSVSAMTRDLQRTGQADIYPDKGVTRSRPYGDAVSVLAQDRPPVAIISGQGGAAGQRERVAELAMMAHEQGRDVQIIAADRRSRSALMQDEFLSGEHITDRRGLTEGMIFTPGSTLIVDQGEKLTLKETLTLLDGALRHNVQLLIADSGQRTGTGSALTVMKEAGVNTLAWQGGEKTQVSVISEPDRRQRYDRLAADFARSVRAGEQSVAQVSGPREQAVLAGIVREALKAGKVLGGREVSITTLEPVWLDSRHQQVRDHYREGMVMERWNGEARTRERFVIDRVTGRNNSLTLRNAQGETQVTRLSELNSSWSLYRTGTLQVAEGDRLAVLGQAQGARLKGGDTVTVKAHGEAGLVVSLPGRKADVVLPAGDSPFTAAKVGQGWVESPGRSVSDSATVFASLSPRELDNTTLNKLALSGPQVRLYSAQMAQKTTEKLSRQSAWSIVSEQIMDASGRGRLGDALAHQKDSLHTPAQQAVHLAIPSLEGNGLAFTRPQLMAAAKDFAQGSLSLQAIEKEAERQVRSGELLSVPVSQGNGLQLLVSRQSYNAEKSITRHVLEGKEAVSPLMAGVPDAQLAGLTDGQRNATRMILGSTDRFTLVQGYAGVGKTTQFRSVMSAIGTLPAEQQPRVIGVAPTHRAVSEMRDAGVPESQTLAAFIHDTQQQLRGGERPDFSNVLFLVDESSMVGNADMAKAYGLIAGDGGRAVSSGDTDQLQSIAPGQPFRLLQKRSAIDVAVMQEIVRQTPELKPAVYSLINRDIGSALTTIERVAPAQVPRQAGACRPDSSVMEFSREREHAIA, from the coding sequence ATGATGAGCATCGGCTCGGTTAAATCCGCCGGAAGCGCGGGTAATTACTACACCGACAAAGACAACTACTACGTCATCGGCAGTATGGGGGAGCGCTGGGCCGGAAAGGGCGCTGAAGCGCTGGGGCTCTGCGGCGGGGTAGACCAGAAGGTCTTTACCCGCGTGCTTGAAGGCCGTCTTCCGGACGGCAGCGACCTCAGCCGGACTCAGGATGGCACCAATAAGCACCGCCCGGGCTACGACCTGACCTTCTCCGCGCCCAAAAGTATCTCGGTAATGGCCATGCTGGGCGGCGATAAGCGTCTTATTGAGGCTCACAACCGCGCGGTGGAAACCGCCCTTAAGCAGGTGGAGGCGATGGCCTCCACGCGGGTAATGACAGATGGTAAGAGTGAGACGCAGCTCACCGGCAATCTGGTGATGGCGCTGTTCAACCACGACACCAGCCGTGACCAGGAGCCGCAGCTGCATACCCACGCCGTGGTGGCCAACGTGACCAGGCAGGGTGTCGAGTGGCGCACGCTCAGCACCGATACGGTGGGCAAGACCGGATTTATCGAGAACGTCTACGCAAACCAGATAGCCTTTGGCCGCCTGTACCGTGCCGCGCTGAAGGATGACGTCACGGCGATGGGGTACGAGAAGCAGACGGTCGGTAAACACGGCATGTGGGAGCTTAAAGACGTCCCCACTGAGCCCTTTTCGAGCCGCAGCAAAGCCATTCAGGCGGCGGTCGGGGAGGATGCGTCCCTCAAATCCCGCGACGTGGCGGCGCTCGACACCCGCCGGTCCAAGCAGAAGGTGGACCCCGAACAGCGCCTTGTGGAGTGGATGCAGACGCTGAAGGAGACCGGATTTGATATCCGGGCATACCGTGAGGCGTCAGACCAGCGCGTGCAGAAGGGAGGCGTTCCCGTTACCGCCTCTGAGACGCCTGACGCCGGCGCCGCCGTCGGCCTGTCAGTCGCGATGCTGAGCGACCGGCGGGCGCGGTTCACGTACTCCGAACTGCTGGCCACCACGATCGGGCAGCTGCCCGCGCAGGCGGGCATGGTGGAAATGGCGCGCGAAGGCATCGATGCCGCGATACAGAACGGGCAGCTTATCCCGCTGGACAAAGAGAAGGGGCTGTTCACCTCAAACATCCACGTACTGGACGAGCTGTCGGTGTCGGCCATGACCCGTGACCTGCAGCGAACGGGGCAGGCGGACATTTATCCGGATAAGGGCGTAACCCGCAGCCGGCCATACGGCGACGCCGTGAGCGTGCTGGCGCAGGACCGTCCCCCGGTGGCCATCATTTCGGGTCAGGGCGGGGCGGCCGGCCAGCGTGAGCGCGTGGCGGAGCTGGCCATGATGGCGCACGAGCAGGGGCGTGACGTACAGATTATCGCCGCCGACAGGCGTTCACGCAGCGCCCTTATGCAGGATGAGTTCCTCAGCGGTGAGCATATCACCGACAGGCGGGGGCTGACGGAGGGCATGATTTTTACGCCCGGCAGCACGCTGATTGTCGACCAGGGGGAAAAGCTGACCCTGAAGGAGACGCTCACGCTGCTCGACGGCGCGCTGCGCCACAACGTCCAGCTGCTGATTGCCGACAGCGGCCAGCGAACCGGGACCGGCAGCGCCCTGACCGTGATGAAAGAGGCCGGAGTAAACACGCTGGCGTGGCAGGGCGGTGAGAAGACGCAGGTCTCGGTTATCAGCGAGCCCGACCGGCGGCAGCGCTATGACCGCCTGGCCGCGGACTTTGCGCGCAGCGTTCGCGCCGGGGAACAGAGCGTGGCGCAGGTCTCGGGACCGCGCGAGCAGGCGGTGCTTGCAGGCATTGTCCGCGAGGCGCTTAAGGCGGGAAAGGTGCTGGGCGGGCGCGAGGTCAGTATCACCACGCTGGAGCCGGTCTGGCTCGACAGCCGCCATCAGCAGGTGCGCGACCACTACCGGGAGGGGATGGTCATGGAGCGCTGGAACGGCGAAGCGCGCACCCGGGAGCGCTTCGTCATTGACCGCGTGACGGGCCGCAACAACAGCCTGACGCTGCGCAACGCGCAGGGGGAGACGCAGGTGACCCGCCTGTCTGAGCTCAACAGCAGCTGGTCGCTGTACCGCACCGGCACGCTGCAGGTGGCCGAAGGCGACCGCCTGGCGGTGCTGGGTCAGGCGCAGGGGGCGCGGCTGAAGGGGGGTGATACGGTGACCGTTAAGGCGCACGGGGAGGCGGGGCTCGTCGTCAGCCTGCCCGGTCGTAAGGCTGACGTGGTCCTGCCCGCCGGCGACAGTCCGTTTACGGCGGCGAAGGTGGGCCAGGGCTGGGTGGAGTCACCGGGCCGCTCGGTAAGCGACAGCGCCACGGTCTTCGCCTCGCTGTCGCCGCGCGAGCTGGATAACACCACGCTGAACAAACTGGCGCTCAGCGGTCCGCAGGTGCGGCTTTATTCCGCGCAGATGGCGCAGAAGACGACGGAGAAGCTGTCGCGGCAGTCCGCCTGGAGCATCGTGTCTGAACAGATTATGGATGCGTCCGGGCGCGGGCGTCTCGGGGATGCCCTGGCTCACCAGAAGGACAGCCTGCACACGCCGGCGCAGCAGGCTGTCCATCTGGCCATTCCATCACTGGAAGGTAACGGCCTGGCGTTCACCAGGCCGCAGCTGATGGCCGCCGCGAAAGACTTTGCGCAGGGCAGCCTCAGTCTGCAGGCCATCGAAAAGGAGGCGGAACGTCAGGTGCGCAGCGGCGAGCTGCTGTCGGTGCCGGTATCGCAGGGAAACGGCCTGCAGCTGCTGGTCTCCCGGCAGTCATACAACGCCGAAAAAAGCATCACCCGGCACGTCCTTGAGGGAAAAGAGGCCGTCTCCCCGCTGATGGCAGGGGTGCCGGACGCGCAGCTGGCGGGGCTGACTGACGGACAGCGCAACGCCACGCGCATGATACTTGGATCCACCGACCGTTTTACCCTGGTACAGGGCTACGCGGGGGTGGGTAAGACCACCCAGTTCCGGTCGGTCATGTCGGCCATCGGTACGCTCCCGGCTGAGCAGCAGCCCCGCGTTATCGGCGTGGCCCCCACCCACCGGGCGGTAAGTGAAATGCGCGACGCCGGCGTGCCGGAATCGCAGACGCTGGCGGCCTTTATTCACGACACGCAGCAGCAGCTGCGCGGCGGCGAACGGCCTGACTTCAGCAACGTGCTCTTCCTGGTGGATGAAAGCTCGATGGTCGGCAACGCCGACATGGCGAAAGCTTACGGTCTGATTGCCGGGGACGGCGGTCGTGCGGTCTCCAGCGGCGATACCGACCAGCTGCAGTCCATTGCGCCCGGCCAGCCCTTCCGCCTGCTGCAAAAGCGCAGCGCCATCGACGTGGCGGTGATGCAGGAGATTGTGCGCCAGACCCCTGAGCTGAAGCCCGCCGTCTACAGCCTGATTAACCGCGACATTGGCAGCGCCCTGACGACCATAGAGCGCGTGGCGCCGGCACAGGTGCCGCGTCAGGCGGGCGCATGTCGGCCGGACAGCTCCGTCATGGAGTTCAGCCGCGAACGGGAGCATGCCATCGCGTAG